The genome window ATTCCTCTGATGAAACTTCCAACCCATAGCTGCCGTGCTTCTCATACCACTTCCAGAGGTGTCTCAGAGAGAATTTCGGTATCTCATTTCTGCATAAAGGTTGGTTGACTTCATGAGAGCAAGTTGAACAAATTCTAACCTTGTTCCACTGGCAGATAGCCGGAGTTGCTGCACTGATGAGTCTCTCAAATTCAGCAATTGGACTGCCTGTGGCCAGTTGAAGAGCCTCAGATTGTTGTTGTGCTCTATACGAATCATTTAATGCTCCTGAAATCTTGCTTGAATCAGCTCCAAAACCATGTGCCCCACACATTAATTCAGACTTTTTCGGAACAGTAAGCTTGTGAGAATCAGAAGATGATTTTTCTCCAGCAAAGTTGTTTTGAGTACTCCAAGCTTCAGCAGTTGGTTCATCACCATGTGCCAATATCGATCTCTCAAATctactcaaaattttcaatctaGGATCTTTCTCCATGGGTATTGATTTCTTGATAATAGATGAAGAACCGAGCTCTTGCTTGCTGCATCCAGAAAGAGTATGACTGTGAACTGCAGATTGTTCTTCACCCAGATTCGATCTCCTAGAATCCTCAGCTTTTGATTCACTTTTATCTTCACATTTTGATACCCCATCTCTCTGAACTTTTTGCCACACAGAAGGATTGTTTTCCTTCCTTTCTTGGCCATTCTGGGGAAGCATTTTTGCTTGTTTGTCTCTCTTTCCTGGCACAACCGGTTGCATGTCACTGCTGCTACACTCCTGAGTCTGAAACTTTGTTACAACACCATTTAGTGAACTCTGGTCAGAAAAGCACTCCTTTATTCCAGTATGACAGATTTCTTGGGAAAGGCTAACACAATTACTTTCTAAGTTAGATCGATTTACATCATAACCAGCTTCCGTAATGGCTTCATGGCCAGCAGAAACTGAGTCTAGTATGACACAGTCAGGCATATCAAAGACACCCTTTGCGGACATATCATCACAACAATAGAGTTGTTCATCATGTTTCTCCTCTGGTCCTTTCAAAATGGAAAACCCCAGATATCTGGTTTGAATTCCATCTTCAGAATGGGACATGGGATGTTCTGATGTTTCAGAACAGTCAGTTATGAGGCTGTTACTGTCTCCCCCAGAGTCATTTTCATTAATCTGAAAATCGGGCAACTGATCAACTGGGGTAGTTTCTTGCGAAACAGGTCCATCTCCACAATTCATATCATTGTTAGTACATGTTTCAGATGTCGAACTTTCAGGTGCGCATTCCTCAGACAAAACTTCAAGCTCAGTAGAGCCAGTATTACCCATTGAAAGTTTCTCCTTTCGCTTTTCCTTCCTCCGTGCCTTCTTTTTTGCATTTCTTCTCGCATTCTTCTCTGCCTTGGATCTATCAATTAATGCTTCAGATGAATTAACGGCATCAAATTCATTTGAGATCTTACCGACAGTGTCACTGCAAGAAGCTTCATTAGACGTAGTGGCCTTGTTAGCCAGGGACTGGCTTGCAGATTGACAATTCGTGTCCAATTCAGAGGAGTTTCTGCTTGTTGAAGACTCAGCAGATGAAGAGGCATCATGATGACGAGAACCCCTCTGCTCTTTTTGTTGACGAGCCCTGGGTGAACCAACAGGTGTTGGGGAAATCAGTAGAAAATCATTCATTCCAATCTGAACTCCATATCCCACGAGGTTTGAGTTCTCGTGAGATAGAAATGGGACTGTAAGGAGTCTCCAGTGTCCATTAGGTTGAAAGCATATGTATGTAAGATAATTGCACCTGATGATCAAATAGAGGAAATAAATTAGTATCATTCCAAAAGTACAAACTGAAAATATATATCTAACAGATTGGAACTGTACACAAATAATTCTAGTGATTGGCTTCAAGAGGTAAGAAagacataatttaataattttgggCATTCACAAATTAATGCTTCAGCATATTTCagtaatatgaaatttgagaagtcgtatcaattccatttttatgcaaatttattatcattaagcCTCAAGTTACTAACAGGAATTGAAGACATTGGATATCCTATTGAAGAGGAAAATAGTACAACTGGGCTGCAAAACCAGTGCAGATAATGTTAAAGTGGCTGAAATTTAATTCATGGTATCTCTTTAGGGAACAACAGTCAAATTGGTATCGAAGGTTCCTTCGAAACCTAAGTTGGCATGGTTGGAGCCAAGCCAAGGACCTGGGTTACTACTAAGGCAAAAGCTCTTGCTCTTCTTAAGCGTCTTAGAAGAGCCATTTCATgagaaatttgattttgaaattggaaGGGGACTCAGGAAACTAAAAACCTGAACTGGTTTTATCCTCCCACCCTAGACTTTTGGAGGAGCTGTGCATCTCATGAGGCATTTGGAGTGCTTTTTTGAACCCTCCTTCAGCAATAGCAAGATAGGGTTTAggtgttttgtttcttttagttTCCTATAATCGGCAGCACCTTAATCCTCACTGTATTTGTTTAATCTTCTCTCATTGACTTCAAAACTTTTCTATCAAAATAGATAAAATCTAACCAGTGACACCTAATGGATGagaaatgtgaaaaataaaacaGATAAAATATAAGGAGAAATGCCAGTGATATCAAGGTGTTCATAGTTGTTTCAAGGACAAACAGCATGCAAATATAAGAAGAAACTAGAAATCTAGAAGGCAAAGCCATCTTACTGAATATCAGAGCTCCTTGAAGTGGTCGAAGGACCCTGATCATGCTGAAGAGATCGAAAGCAGCCAACTCAGAAAAAATACTTGAgccaaaatagaagaaaatcagTGTAGTCACAATGAATAACAGCAAAGAAATAGTATGCTCACCTCTGAAGGTGGTCTTATATTTTGATCTTCTATAGCCTTGCCTTTGTCCAAATCTCTAACCCTATTTGTATGCCTTTTCCGACCTTCACAATTAATATCTCTTTCTGCCTGTCCATGTGAAAGGTAACATAGGgaaaaagtgagaaataaaCATTCTGGTCCTCCAAGAAAAGGTTGAAAATTACAAGTTCCAAAGAATAAAGctaaacaaattaattacaatatACAAAGTTTAGAATGTAAATTAAGGAAGAGTGCAATAAGGGTTTCTTCATGACAAATTGGTGTAGCCCATATGAGAATGATTGGGCAATCTAATCATGGAGAAATTGACGAGACCGGGTTAAGGAGCCCTTGCTGGATTCTATTTGGCCATTGAATGCCTCTTTCCAAGGAGGCTTGAGCCATTAGTAAGATAACGATAGAGGAAGAGTTAGAATTCTAACCTTTGCATCAGGACCTATGGGGCAAGGGTCTCCAGTAGATAATTTCTATGGAATGTAGGCCTCCC of Vitis vinifera cultivar Pinot Noir 40024 chromosome 17, ASM3070453v1 contains these proteins:
- the LOC100258195 gene encoding uncharacterized protein LOC100258195; this encodes MAERDINCEGRKRHTNRVRDLDKGKAIEDQNIRPPSEHDQGPSTTSRSSDIQCNYLTYICFQPNGHWRLLTVPFLSHENSNLVGYGVQIGMNDFLLISPTPVGSPRARQQKEQRGSRHHDASSSAESSTSRNSSELDTNCQSASQSLANKATTSNEASCSDTVGKISNEFDAVNSSEALIDRSKAEKNARRNAKKKARRKEKRKEKLSMGNTGSTELEVLSEECAPESSTSETCTNNDMNCGDGPVSQETTPVDQLPDFQINENDSGGDSNSLITDCSETSEHPMSHSEDGIQTRYLGFSILKGPEEKHDEQLYCCDDMSAKGVFDMPDCVILDSVSAGHEAITEAGYDVNRSNLESNCVSLSQEICHTGIKECFSDQSSLNGVVTKFQTQECSSSDMQPVVPGKRDKQAKMLPQNGQERKENNPSVWQKVQRDGVSKCEDKSESKAEDSRRSNLGEEQSAVHSHTLSGCSKQELGSSSIIKKSIPMEKDPRLKILSRFERSILAHGDEPTAEAWSTQNNFAGEKSSSDSHKLTVPKKSELMCGAHGFGADSSKISGALNDSYRAQQQSEALQLATGSPIAEFERLISAATPAICQWNKVRICSTCSHEVNQPLCRNEIPKFSLRHLWKWYEKHGSYGLEVSSEEFSYSKRTGFHHSAFRAYFVPSLSAIQLFKIPKSHAAEKDDRIPRPGASRAFEMVENHLPSSRVPSVPVDAKVAEDPELIFEYLESDQPQLRPPLYEKIKALIGEGELSPNKMYGDPRKLDSMKLNKLHPRSWYSVAWYPIYRIPNGEHRASFLTYHSFSHLVCRSSTFGSKRMDGCMVSPVVGLQSYNAQRWFLLKQFGLSQAGETPKLNPAEILGDRVQTLERAASVLARGEVSKGNLKFVNRHPDHEFFLSRRR